A single region of the Kwoniella botswanensis chromosome 1, complete sequence genome encodes:
- a CDS encoding GTP-binding protein ypt1 has translation MSAPEYDYLFKLLLIGDSGVGKSCLLLRFADDTYTESYISTIGVDFKIRTIELEGKTVKLQIWDTAGQERFRTITSSYYRGAHGIIVVYDVTDSDTYANVKQWLQEIDRYAVEGVNKLLVGNKSDLATKKVVEYAAAKAFADELGIPFLETSAKNATNVEQAFLTMSKQIKDRMGSTSMASGPGAKSTIKGLGQNVEQKTAGGCC, from the exons ATGTCTGCGCCAGAGTACGATTACctcttcaag CTCCTCCTGATCGGTGATTCAGGTGTAGGAAAATCCTGTTTACTTCTTCGATTTGCCGATGACACTTATACCGAATCTTACATTTCTACTATCGGA GTTGACTTCAAGATCAGAACCATCGAGCTTGAAGGAAAGACTGTGAAATTGCAAATC TGGGATACTGCTGGGCAAGAACGATTTAG AACAATTACATCGTCATACTACCGAGGAGCTCATGGTATCATAGTAGTTTACGATGTGACTGACAGCG ACACATACGCTAACGTCAAACAATGGTTACaagaaatcgatcgatatgCTGTTGAAGGTGTCAACAAGCTCCTCGTAGGAAACAAATCTGATTTGGCCACCAAGAAAGTTGTCGAGTACGCCGCTGCCAAAGCATTCGCCGATGAATTAGGTATTCCATTCCTTGAGACTTCCGCCAAGAACGCCACCAACGTTGAACAAGCTTTCTTGACTATGTCTAAGCAAATCAAGGATAG AATGGGATCAACTTCTATGGCTTCTGGTCCAGGTGCTAAATCAACGATCAAAGGTCTCGGTCAAAATGTTGAACAAAAGACTGCTGGTGGATGTTGTtag